In Phyllobacterium zundukense, one DNA window encodes the following:
- a CDS encoding VanZ family protein has translation MATVGPITLRPITPFGPNFEPFAAFAVLGLVFSLTYPKRLIYVAALIAVSCGLFEYAQHFIPGRHADIDNFFVKFAGAAVGMVAVSVIY, from the coding sequence ATGGCTACGGTAGGGCCGATCACTCTGCGGCCGATAACGCCTTTCGGGCCTAACTTCGAGCCGTTTGCAGCTTTTGCAGTTCTTGGACTCGTGTTCAGCCTGACCTATCCGAAGCGTCTCATTTACGTTGCCGCCTTGATAGCCGTTTCCTGTGGCCTGTTCGAATATGCCCAGCACTTTATTCCAGGCAGGCATGCCGATATCGACAATTTCTTCGTCAAATTTGCCGGCGCTGCTGTCGGGATGGTCGCCGTTTCGGTAATTTACTAG
- a CDS encoding glycosyltransferase family 2 protein, producing MASDAKRRLKIGVGIPSTGRSDILAGTVPLIDKQTRLPEKIVLCTLKPSDVPANIGEGMKVPVTALLSTPGLAKQRNQILREHADMDILLFLDDDFLMAPNYIAEVERLFLEQSDIVVATGDVLVDGIGTPGIQVAEGAVILKALLEDPEDSPETLENVYNGYGCNMSLRMDVLRRENIQFDENLPLYCWLEDVDLSRLLAKHGRIVKSYRQRGIHLGVKSGRTSGIKLGYSQIANPHYLARKGTMLTSKAVIMAAKNVLANAAGSFSPESWIDRKGRLKGNGLALLDLLRGRISPSGILTVEKAD from the coding sequence ATGGCGTCGGATGCGAAACGTCGGCTGAAAATTGGTGTTGGAATACCTTCGACAGGGCGGTCGGATATTCTGGCCGGGACGGTTCCCCTGATCGATAAGCAGACGCGTCTGCCCGAGAAAATCGTTCTTTGTACCCTGAAGCCTTCTGACGTTCCGGCCAATATCGGCGAGGGTATGAAGGTCCCTGTAACGGCTCTTCTATCCACACCGGGCTTGGCCAAACAGCGCAACCAGATCCTCAGGGAACACGCTGACATGGATATCCTCCTCTTTCTAGACGACGATTTTCTGATGGCGCCCAACTATATTGCCGAGGTTGAACGGCTCTTCCTTGAACAAAGTGACATTGTTGTCGCGACCGGTGATGTTCTGGTCGACGGCATTGGCACGCCCGGCATTCAGGTCGCGGAAGGTGCAGTGATTTTGAAAGCGCTGCTTGAAGACCCTGAAGACAGTCCTGAAACCCTGGAAAATGTCTACAATGGCTATGGCTGCAACATGTCTTTGCGCATGGATGTACTGAGGCGCGAAAACATTCAGTTTGACGAAAATCTGCCACTCTATTGCTGGCTCGAAGACGTGGACCTCAGCCGGTTGCTTGCAAAGCACGGACGCATCGTCAAATCGTACCGGCAGCGGGGGATCCATCTCGGCGTAAAGAGCGGGCGGACGTCGGGCATCAAACTGGGTTATTCACAGATTGCCAATCCTCACTACTTGGCACGGAAGGGAACCATGCTAACGTCGAAGGCAGTAATCATGGCTGCCAAGAACGTTCTCGCCAACGCAGCGGGAAGTTTCTCGCCGGAGTCTTGGATCGATCGGAAAGGACGCTTGAAGGGAAATGGATTGGCGCTCCTTGATCTCCTCCGGGGCAGGATTTCGCCGAGCGGCATCCTCACTGTGGAAAAAGCTGATTAG
- the ureG gene encoding urease accessory protein UreG: MISQNGPLRVGIGGPVGSGKTTVTEMLCKALRDRYSIAVVTNDIYTKEDALILNRLQALPEDRIMGVETGGCPHTAIREDATINLQAIAEMNKRHPDLDIVFIESGGDNLAATFSPDLADLTIYVISVCQGEKIPRKGGPGITRSDLLIINKKDLAPYVGADLDVMDADTKVQRGAKPYVFTDMLRRNGLDEVIAFIEAAGGLSEAA, from the coding sequence ATGATTTCGCAAAACGGACCGCTCAGGGTTGGTATTGGCGGACCCGTCGGTTCCGGCAAGACCACCGTCACAGAGATGCTGTGCAAGGCGCTGCGTGACCGCTATTCCATCGCCGTGGTCACCAACGATATCTATACCAAGGAAGACGCATTGATCCTCAACCGGCTGCAGGCGCTGCCGGAAGACCGCATCATGGGCGTGGAAACCGGCGGCTGTCCGCATACGGCCATCCGCGAGGACGCCACCATCAACCTGCAGGCTATCGCCGAGATGAACAAGCGCCATCCCGATCTCGATATCGTCTTCATCGAGTCGGGCGGCGACAATCTGGCGGCAACCTTCTCACCGGATCTCGCTGACCTGACCATCTATGTGATTTCCGTCTGCCAGGGAGAAAAGATCCCGCGCAAGGGCGGGCCCGGCATCACCCGATCGGACCTGCTGATCATCAACAAGAAGGATCTGGCCCCTTATGTCGGGGCTGATCTCGACGTCATGGATGCGGATACCAAGGTTCAGCGCGGGGCCAAGCCCTATGTCTTTACCGACATGCTGCGCAGGAACGGCCTCGACGAAGTCATCGCCTTCATCGAGGCGGCCGGTGGCTTATCCGAGGCGGCTTAA
- the ureC gene encoding urease subunit alpha, whose protein sequence is MPANITRSAYARMFGPTTGDKVRLADTELFIEVEKDFTVYGEEVKFGGGKVIRDGMGQSQVARADGAVDTVITNALIVDHTGIYKADVGLKDGLIVGIGKAGNPDTQPGVTIIIGPGTEIIASEGKILTAGGMDAHIHFICPQQIEEALMSGITTMFGGGTGPAHGTLATTCTPGPWHMGRMIQSFDAIPMNIGLSGKGNASQPKALEEMILGGACSLKLHEDWGTTPAAIDNCLSVADQYDVQVMIHTDTLNESGFVEDTVAAFKGRTIHAFHTEGAGGGHAPDIIKICGLPNVIPSSTNPTRPYTKNTIAEHLDMLMVCHHLSSSIPEDVAFAESRIRKETIAAEDILHDIGAFSIISSDSQAMGRVGEVLIRTWQTADKMKRQRGSLPQETGDNDNFRVKRYIAKYTINPAIAQGISRHVGSIEVGKRADLVLWNPAFFGIKPDMVLLGGSIAAAPMGDPNASIPTPQPVHYRYMFGAYGKNVSNSSVTFVSKASVEAGLRQSLGIDKQLIGVENTRGGISKASMIHNDATPHVEVDPETYEVRADGELLTCEPATILPMAQRYFLF, encoded by the coding sequence ATGCCCGCTAATATCACCCGTTCCGCCTATGCCCGCATGTTCGGCCCGACCACCGGCGACAAGGTGCGGCTTGCCGATACGGAGCTGTTCATCGAGGTGGAAAAGGACTTCACCGTCTACGGCGAAGAGGTGAAGTTCGGCGGCGGCAAGGTCATTCGCGACGGCATGGGCCAGAGCCAGGTTGCTCGCGCCGACGGTGCTGTCGATACGGTCATCACCAATGCGCTGATCGTCGATCATACCGGAATCTACAAGGCCGATGTCGGATTGAAGGACGGGCTGATCGTTGGCATCGGCAAGGCTGGAAACCCGGACACACAGCCCGGCGTGACCATCATCATCGGCCCGGGTACGGAAATCATCGCCAGCGAAGGCAAGATTCTCACGGCTGGCGGCATGGATGCGCATATCCACTTCATCTGCCCGCAGCAGATCGAGGAAGCGCTGATGTCCGGCATCACGACCATGTTCGGTGGCGGCACAGGTCCGGCGCACGGAACACTGGCGACCACCTGCACACCCGGCCCCTGGCACATGGGACGGATGATCCAATCGTTCGACGCGATCCCGATGAATATCGGCCTCTCCGGCAAGGGCAATGCCTCGCAGCCGAAGGCGCTTGAGGAGATGATCCTTGGCGGCGCCTGCTCGCTCAAGCTGCATGAGGACTGGGGTACCACACCGGCGGCTATCGACAATTGCCTGTCGGTTGCCGATCAGTACGACGTGCAGGTGATGATCCACACCGACACGCTGAACGAGAGCGGTTTTGTAGAGGACACTGTTGCCGCCTTCAAGGGCCGCACCATCCATGCCTTTCACACGGAAGGCGCAGGCGGTGGCCATGCGCCGGACATCATCAAGATCTGCGGCCTGCCCAACGTCATACCCTCATCGACCAACCCGACGCGGCCCTATACCAAGAACACCATTGCCGAACATCTCGACATGCTGATGGTCTGCCATCACCTCTCCTCCTCGATCCCTGAGGACGTCGCCTTTGCCGAAAGTCGCATCCGCAAGGAAACGATTGCGGCGGAGGATATCCTGCACGATATCGGCGCGTTTTCGATTATCTCTTCCGACAGTCAGGCGATGGGCCGGGTTGGCGAAGTGCTGATCCGCACCTGGCAGACCGCCGACAAGATGAAGCGCCAGCGCGGGAGCCTGCCACAGGAGACGGGCGACAATGACAATTTCCGCGTGAAGCGCTATATCGCCAAATACACCATCAACCCGGCCATCGCGCAGGGCATTTCGCGGCATGTCGGCTCGATCGAGGTGGGCAAGCGCGCCGATCTCGTCCTATGGAATCCGGCCTTCTTCGGCATCAAGCCGGACATGGTCCTGCTCGGCGGCTCTATCGCGGCCGCGCCGATGGGCGATCCGAATGCCTCGATCCCGACGCCGCAGCCGGTGCACTATCGCTATATGTTCGGTGCCTATGGCAAGAATGTCAGCAATTCGTCGGTGACATTCGTCAGCAAGGCTTCGGTCGAAGCGGGCCTGCGCCAGTCGCTCGGCATCGACAAGCAGTTGATCGGCGTCGAGAATACGCGCGGCGGCATTTCCAAGGCCTCGATGATCCACAATGATGCAACACCGCATGTGGAGGTCGATCCGGAGACCTATGAAGTGCGAGCCGATGGTGAACTGTTGACTTGCGAGCCTGCGACGATACTACCTATGGCGCAGCGCTATTTCCTGTTCTGA
- a CDS encoding Dabb family protein: protein MIRHCVFLRFRDDVPATDRHSIYSDLEVLCAKLPGALTIHSGLNVSPETGMDKGFSEGFVLDFADAAARDAYLVHPEHQAIAGRIVASTAGGTDGVFVFDLEV, encoded by the coding sequence GTGATCCGTCATTGTGTCTTTCTCCGTTTCCGCGACGACGTTCCAGCGACCGACCGGCACTCCATTTACAGCGATCTTGAGGTATTGTGCGCAAAACTGCCGGGCGCCTTGACGATACATTCCGGTTTGAACGTCAGTCCCGAAACCGGAATGGATAAGGGCTTTTCCGAAGGTTTTGTGCTCGATTTTGCTGACGCAGCTGCACGCGATGCCTATCTCGTTCACCCCGAACACCAGGCTATAGCGGGCCGCATCGTGGCTTCCACGGCAGGCGGTACGGACGGCGTTTTTGTTTTTGATCTGGAAGTTTGA
- a CDS encoding amidase: MPQPSPSARDRLEHILSRLIGREADERVFARLYPDTARREADAADKRREEGASLGPLDGRIVSIKDLFDITGEPTLAGSIIRQTAAPATSDAIVVERLRAAGAVIIGKTTMTEFAFTAVGLNPHFPVAGNAVDPDRIAGGSSTGAGVSVAEGTSEISIGSDTGGSVRIPAALNGVVGFKPTAKRVPLRGAFPLSPSLDSIGPLARSVSDCALADAIMAGEAINSPEPVSLNGLRIGVPPGQLFEAVEKPIADAFEQNLKAFANAGAIIVECSIDDLIGSMADATSVGSIAGIEGSRVHAGWLHDETLDVDQRVRRPLLRRLSVSEADYVNVMQKRQALVRQMDGRIAEYDMLALPTSPIAAPLIASASESDEFYKHTEGLLLRNTQVANQFDLTAISLPMPGLPLPGGLMLLARHGADRRFLAMALSVEQLLSKSV; the protein is encoded by the coding sequence TTGCCCCAGCCATCACCGTCCGCCCGAGATAGGCTCGAACATATCCTGTCGCGTCTCATCGGGCGTGAAGCCGACGAGCGTGTTTTTGCAAGGCTCTATCCTGATACGGCCCGCAGGGAAGCTGATGCTGCCGACAAGCGTAGGGAGGAAGGCGCGAGTCTCGGGCCGCTTGATGGGCGGATTGTCTCGATCAAGGATCTTTTCGACATCACTGGTGAGCCGACCCTGGCGGGATCGATCATTCGGCAAACCGCTGCGCCAGCAACGAGCGACGCAATCGTTGTCGAAAGATTGCGGGCCGCAGGAGCGGTCATCATCGGCAAGACGACCATGACTGAATTTGCCTTCACCGCTGTCGGGCTGAACCCGCATTTTCCGGTTGCGGGCAATGCCGTTGATCCGGACCGGATTGCGGGCGGTTCGTCGACCGGCGCTGGCGTATCGGTGGCGGAAGGCACAAGCGAAATCTCTATTGGATCGGATACCGGCGGTTCGGTCCGCATCCCGGCGGCGTTGAATGGTGTCGTCGGCTTCAAACCCACGGCGAAACGCGTGCCGTTGCGAGGGGCCTTTCCGCTGTCGCCCAGTCTCGATTCCATTGGACCACTGGCGCGTTCCGTTTCCGATTGTGCGCTGGCCGACGCTATTATGGCGGGGGAGGCGATTAACAGCCCTGAGCCTGTTTCCTTGAACGGCCTGCGCATCGGCGTGCCCCCAGGGCAGCTGTTCGAGGCGGTGGAGAAGCCGATCGCCGATGCCTTCGAACAAAATCTCAAGGCCTTTGCAAATGCAGGCGCGATCATTGTCGAATGTTCAATCGATGATCTGATCGGCTCAATGGCCGATGCCACTTCGGTAGGCTCGATTGCCGGTATTGAAGGATCGAGAGTCCATGCCGGATGGCTGCACGATGAGACGCTTGATGTCGACCAGCGCGTGAGGCGCCCGCTCTTGCGGCGTTTGAGCGTTTCCGAAGCTGATTATGTCAATGTGATGCAGAAGCGGCAGGCACTTGTGCGGCAAATGGACGGCCGGATCGCCGAATACGATATGCTGGCCTTGCCAACCTCGCCAATCGCTGCGCCACTTATCGCGTCAGCGTCGGAAAGCGACGAATTTTACAAACACACCGAAGGCCTGCTTCTGCGCAATACGCAGGTCGCCAATCAATTCGATCTGACAGCAATCAGCCTGCCGATGCCTGGTCTGCCTCTGCCGGGCGGATTGATGCTGTTGGCGCGACATGGTGCGGACCGCCGGTTCCTTGCTATGGCGCTGTCCGTGGAACAGCTTCTATCCAAATCGGTATAG
- a CDS encoding glycerate kinase type-2 family protein — MQDKEFFTKLFQAAVEAADPERTIAAHLPPKPKGRTIVVGAGKGSAQMASAFEKVWDGPLEGVVVTRYGFGAPCKHIEIIEASHPVPDAAGLVASKRLLETVSGLTADDLVVALISGGGSALLPAPPEGMTLEDEIAVNKVLLASGAPISAMNAVRKHLSTIKGGRLAAAAHPARVFSLIVSDIPGDNPAFVASGPTVTDETTREDALRIVERYNLDLPQAALAHLRSEKADAPKPSDAVFTGHEHHLVASAAVSLEAAAKAARNLGVEAVILSDAIEGEAREVAHVHAALAKQVLAKNQPFTKPVVILSGGETTVTVRGKGKGGRNSEFLLSLAIDIDGADGISAFAADTDGIDGSEDNAGAFADSTTIARLLAKGHDALAYLNSNDAWTAFNAIDDLFVPGPTGTNVNDLRAILIR; from the coding sequence ATGCAGGACAAGGAATTCTTCACCAAGCTTTTTCAGGCTGCTGTCGAGGCCGCCGATCCCGAACGGACCATTGCGGCGCATCTGCCGCCGAAGCCGAAAGGCCGGACGATCGTCGTCGGTGCCGGCAAGGGCTCGGCGCAGATGGCGAGCGCTTTCGAGAAAGTCTGGGATGGCCCACTCGAAGGTGTCGTCGTCACCCGCTATGGCTTCGGCGCACCCTGCAAGCACATCGAGATCATCGAAGCCTCGCATCCGGTTCCGGACGCTGCAGGACTTGTCGCCTCGAAGCGCTTGCTTGAAACCGTATCCGGTCTGACGGCAGACGATCTGGTCGTGGCGTTGATTTCTGGAGGCGGCTCTGCACTCCTTCCGGCGCCGCCGGAAGGCATGACCCTGGAAGATGAAATCGCGGTCAACAAGGTCCTGCTCGCATCGGGTGCGCCGATCTCGGCGATGAATGCGGTGCGCAAGCATCTCTCGACCATCAAGGGCGGGCGCCTTGCGGCGGCCGCGCATCCGGCACGGGTATTTTCATTGATCGTTTCGGATATTCCCGGCGACAATCCCGCATTCGTCGCGTCCGGCCCGACCGTCACCGACGAAACGACGCGGGAGGACGCGCTGCGCATCGTCGAACGCTACAATCTTGACTTGCCGCAGGCAGCCTTGGCGCATCTCCGGTCGGAAAAAGCCGACGCTCCCAAACCCTCCGATGCGGTCTTTACCGGCCATGAGCATCATCTGGTTGCCTCGGCTGCCGTATCGCTCGAAGCTGCCGCGAAGGCAGCACGCAATTTGGGCGTCGAAGCGGTTATCCTCTCCGACGCCATCGAGGGCGAGGCGCGCGAAGTCGCTCATGTCCATGCGGCTCTGGCCAAGCAGGTCCTTGCAAAAAACCAGCCATTCACCAAACCCGTTGTTATTCTCTCTGGCGGGGAAACCACGGTGACGGTACGCGGCAAGGGCAAGGGCGGGCGCAACAGCGAGTTCCTGCTGTCGCTTGCCATCGATATCGACGGGGCAGATGGCATCAGTGCCTTTGCGGCCGATACCGATGGTATAGACGGGTCTGAGGACAATGCCGGCGCTTTTGCCGACAGTACCACCATCGCCCGGCTGCTCGCCAAGGGCCATGACGCCTTGGCTTATCTGAACAGCAACGATGCCTGGACCGCGTTCAATGCAATTGATGACCTGTTCGTGCCCGGTCCAACTGGCACGAACGTCAACGATTTGCGCGCCATCCTGATTCGCTGA
- a CDS encoding urease subunit beta, producing the protein MIPGEVITAKGNIELNAGATRITLKVANTGDRPVQVGSHYHFFETNSALVFDRDKARGMRLDIAAGTAVRFEPGQERDVTLVPLGGNRTVYGFQQKIMGKL; encoded by the coding sequence ATGATCCCTGGAGAAGTCATTACGGCCAAAGGCAACATCGAACTCAACGCCGGCGCGACCAGGATCACGCTCAAGGTGGCCAACACTGGCGACCGTCCCGTGCAGGTTGGCTCGCACTACCATTTCTTCGAAACCAATTCGGCCCTGGTCTTTGACCGCGACAAGGCGCGCGGCATGCGCCTCGACATTGCGGCGGGAACCGCAGTCCGGTTCGAGCCGGGACAGGAGCGCGACGTCACGCTCGTGCCGCTCGGCGGGAACCGGACCGTCTACGGTTTTCAGCAGAAGATCATGGGAAAGCTTTGA
- a CDS encoding LLM class flavin-dependent oxidoreductase, with protein sequence MTPLSVLDLSPISAGSNAAQSLRNSLDLAQNAERLGYNRLWLAEHHSMRGIASAATAVVIAHVAAGTSKIRLGAGGIMLPNHSPLMVAEAFGTLASLHPDRIDLGVGRAPGTDQITAQALRRNLDQDINGFPQDVVELQGYFRDPEPGQRVVAVPGAGLKVPVWILGSSLFGAQLAAALGLPYAFASHFAPAEMERAIEIYRARFEPSEYLDKPYVMLGLNVFAAETDTEAKLLQSSQQQAFVNLRTGNPGPLPAPVEGYEDTLDLHAKAILRQALSCSVVGSPETVKAGVEDFIQRTGTDEVMVTGQIFDHRARIRSYEILAEVMIQSAEAEPLSRLG encoded by the coding sequence ATGACCCCTTTATCCGTCCTTGACCTTTCACCGATTTCCGCTGGCAGCAATGCCGCGCAATCTCTCCGCAACTCGCTCGATCTCGCGCAAAATGCCGAGCGCCTCGGCTATAATCGCCTGTGGCTTGCCGAGCATCACAGTATGCGCGGTATTGCCAGTGCGGCGACCGCGGTGGTGATCGCCCATGTGGCTGCCGGGACCTCCAAGATCCGCCTTGGTGCTGGCGGCATCATGCTGCCCAACCATTCGCCGCTGATGGTGGCGGAAGCCTTTGGCACACTGGCTTCCCTTCATCCGGATCGGATCGATCTCGGCGTCGGTCGCGCACCCGGCACGGATCAGATCACGGCCCAGGCACTGCGTCGCAATCTCGATCAGGACATCAACGGCTTCCCGCAGGACGTGGTGGAACTGCAGGGCTATTTCCGCGATCCCGAACCTGGCCAGCGCGTTGTCGCAGTGCCGGGAGCCGGACTCAAGGTACCGGTGTGGATTTTGGGCTCCAGCCTGTTCGGTGCGCAGCTCGCAGCGGCGCTTGGCCTGCCTTATGCCTTTGCCTCGCATTTTGCCCCGGCGGAGATGGAGCGCGCCATCGAGATCTACCGCGCCCGGTTCGAGCCGTCCGAATACCTCGACAAACCCTATGTGATGCTGGGCCTCAATGTCTTTGCGGCCGAGACCGATACCGAAGCGAAATTGCTGCAAAGCTCGCAGCAGCAGGCCTTCGTCAATTTGCGTACGGGTAATCCCGGCCCGCTCCCGGCACCCGTCGAAGGCTATGAGGACACGCTCGACCTGCATGCCAAGGCGATCTTGCGCCAGGCACTGTCATGCAGCGTCGTTGGCTCGCCGGAGACGGTCAAAGCCGGTGTCGAAGATTTCATACAGCGTACCGGTACCGACGAAGTCATGGTCACTGGCCAGATTTTCGATCATAGGGCGCGGATTCGCTCCTACGAGATTCTTGCCGAAGTCATGATCCAGTCCGCCGAAGCGGAACCCTTAAGCCGCCTCGGATAA
- the ureE gene encoding urease accessory protein UreE, translating into MKRVTGHDHAGHYHGTPFDHVILAHDERHLRRKVLTLSQGEQILVDLPEAIAFGHGDVLILEDGRMAEIIAADEALYEVTPRDRRHLSELAWHLGNRHLPAQLEENRIIILKDHVIKAMLEGLGAKVAEVTAPFQPLRGAYHSGHGHSHAHDHHDHDHNHDHGDHHHHHAHD; encoded by the coding sequence ATGAAGCGTGTGACAGGGCACGACCACGCCGGGCATTATCACGGCACGCCGTTCGATCATGTGATACTCGCCCATGACGAGCGGCATTTGCGCCGCAAGGTGCTGACCCTGTCACAGGGCGAGCAAATCCTCGTCGATTTGCCTGAAGCCATCGCTTTCGGCCATGGCGATGTGCTCATTCTCGAAGACGGGCGGATGGCCGAGATCATTGCGGCAGACGAGGCGCTCTACGAAGTTACGCCTCGCGACCGACGGCACTTGTCGGAACTCGCCTGGCATCTCGGCAACAGGCACCTGCCGGCGCAACTCGAAGAGAACCGCATCATTATTCTGAAGGATCACGTCATCAAGGCGATGCTGGAAGGACTTGGCGCCAAGGTTGCCGAGGTCACCGCGCCATTCCAGCCGCTGCGCGGGGCCTATCACAGCGGGCACGGTCATTCGCACGCGCATGATCATCACGATCACGACCATAATCATGATCATGGGGATCATCATCACCATCACGCACATGACTGA
- a CDS encoding urease accessory protein UreF, producing the protein MGIIITITHMTDLDPNAALLRLMTWLSPAFPVGAFSYSHGIERAVHDGLIHDKVSLQDWLVDLIQHGSVWNDAVLFAASWRESDSGGDVRETAELGEAMAGSKERHMETMLQGNAFLQAIGHWGAKDSGFADDMPYPVAVAAIAARNGVALEPAIAAFLHAVLSNLIQGAVRLVPLGQSQGVALMAELEKQILTIAARAVNSRLDDLGSAAIVSDIMAMQHETQYSRVFRS; encoded by the coding sequence ATGGGGATCATCATCACCATCACGCACATGACTGACCTTGATCCAAACGCGGCGCTTTTGCGCCTGATGACATGGCTCTCCCCCGCTTTTCCGGTCGGGGCGTTTTCCTATAGCCATGGGATCGAGCGGGCGGTGCATGATGGCCTGATCCACGACAAGGTATCGCTGCAGGACTGGCTGGTCGATCTGATACAGCATGGTTCGGTGTGGAACGACGCGGTCCTGTTTGCGGCGAGCTGGCGGGAGTCGGACAGCGGCGGCGATGTCCGGGAGACTGCCGAGCTTGGTGAGGCAATGGCCGGTTCGAAAGAACGGCATATGGAAACCATGCTGCAGGGCAACGCATTCCTCCAGGCCATAGGGCATTGGGGTGCAAAAGATTCCGGCTTCGCCGATGACATGCCCTACCCTGTCGCCGTCGCCGCCATTGCAGCCAGGAACGGCGTTGCGCTGGAACCTGCCATCGCTGCATTTCTGCATGCGGTTCTTTCCAACCTTATTCAGGGCGCTGTGCGGCTGGTGCCGCTCGGTCAAAGCCAAGGTGTTGCCCTCATGGCTGAGCTGGAGAAGCAGATTCTGACAATCGCAGCACGCGCGGTGAATTCGCGCCTTGACGATCTGGGGTCGGCCGCCATCGTCTCCGACATCATGGCCATGCAACATGAAACACAATATTCGAGGGTATTTCGCTCATGA
- a CDS encoding DinB family protein yields MKDHFRRLAYYNKWANGRIYQAVATLDPEDYFADRRAFFKSVHGTLNHILAIDKLWFGRFTGNLYAIPSLDVILHDNFNDLHVARIALDDHIVDVIEGMDEASITGVLRWITTEGEPYTSTLDRCLTQIFNHQTHHRGQVHTLLSQLTGDAPPIDFFLCMNHDFNAEGQSQ; encoded by the coding sequence ATGAAAGATCATTTTCGGCGCCTCGCCTACTACAACAAATGGGCCAATGGGCGGATTTACCAGGCTGTCGCGACACTTGACCCTGAAGACTATTTCGCGGACCGGCGCGCCTTTTTCAAATCCGTGCATGGCACGCTCAACCACATACTGGCCATCGACAAACTGTGGTTCGGGCGTTTCACGGGCAATCTTTACGCCATACCATCCCTCGACGTCATCCTGCACGATAACTTCAATGACCTCCATGTCGCACGCATTGCGCTCGATGACCATATCGTCGACGTGATCGAAGGCATGGACGAGGCTTCGATCACGGGAGTCTTGCGCTGGATCACCACGGAAGGGGAGCCCTATACCTCAACGCTTGACCGCTGCCTCACGCAAATCTTCAACCACCAGACCCATCATCGCGGGCAGGTGCATACGCTGCTGTCACAATTGACGGGCGACGCGCCGCCAATCGATTTCTTCCTGTGCATGAACCACGATTTTAACGCGGAAGGCCAAAGCCAATGA